GCCCGGAAGGTCTATCTCGCCCACCGCCGCGACGCCCTCCGGGCGAGTCGCATCCTCCAGCAGCGGGTCTTCGCGGAGCCCAAGATCGAGGTCCTCTGGAACACGGTCCTCACCGCCGTCAAGGCCGACGCATCCGGCGTGAACGCCGTGGACCTCCAGGACACGCAGACGGGGGAGCGGCGGGAGCTGGCCACCGACGGGGTCTTCGTCTTCATCGGTTTCCAGCCGAACAACGCCCTCGTCCCCGCCGGGGTGAAGATGAACGCCGGGGGGTACGTGGTCACCGATGAACGGTGCGCCACCAGCATCCCGGGGATCTACGCCGTGGGGGACCTGCGGGAGAAGTCCGCCCGGCAGATCGTGACCGCCGCCGCCGACGGCTGCGTGGCGGCCCTGGCGGCGGCGCACTACGTGGAGGATCGAAAGGCCGCCGCCGGGGCCTGACGGTGCCGGCCTTTCACGGGGCCGGGCGAAGGTGCCGATGAGGAAGGCAACCGGCCCGGCCCCGGCAGAAAACCCAGCAGAGAGGATGGATAAGGAGGTCTCCATGAACATTTCGGTCAAGTCTCGCCTGTGGATGGCCGCCCTGGCGGCGGCGGTGCTGCTCCTCCCGGCTCACCGGGCCCTGGCCCTGGGGCTCGAGGGGGCGGTGGGCTACTGGGTCCAGGATCCCTCCGGGACGGCGGAGTATGCGCCGCTGTCCGCCCTGGACACCCTGGACATCGAGCGTGATCTCGGCTACGACTCCGAGAGCAAGCCCTTCGCGCGGCTCAAGGCCGACCTCATGCTCCTCAAGCTCTACGGCATGGCGACCCCCATGAAGTTCGACGGCACGGGGGCCAAGGCCGTGAACTTCAAGTTCGGCAACCGGGTCTTCACCGCCAACGTCCCGGTGGATTCCGAGACCCAGCTGGACCACTACGACGTGGCACTCCTCTTCGACGTCCCCTTCCTCGGGACCCTCACCAACGACGTCCTCCGGGCGGAGCTCGGCCTGAACGCCCGCATCATCGACTTCAGCATCGAGGTCAAGCAGCCCACCACCGGGCTCCGGGAGGCCGAGAGCTACACCCTGGCCCTGCCCATGGTCTATGCCGGGGTGCAGTTCAAGCCCTTCGATTCCTTGAGCATCGAGGCGGAGGGGCGGGGCATCACCTACAACGGGGATTCCTACTACGACCTCATCGGCCGTGTGAAGCTGAGCCCCGTTCCGCTCTTCTTCGTGGCCGGGGGGTACCGCTACGAGAACCTCGACGTGGACGAGAACGACGTGGTGGTGGACCTCGAGTTCGCCGGTCCCTTCGTGGAGGTGGGCCTGGAGTTCTAGGACCGCCGCGCCGAAAACTCGTCCCGCTTCGAGGGGCTCGGGCAGTTCGTTGCGCTCTTTCCAGCCCTACCATCGACGCTCGCGGCGTCACAGAGGGCGGGGGACAGCGATGGGCCGTGAGGTTCTCCTGGGTGGGTGGCCAAGAAATCGCCGGGCCCCGTGATCGGCCTTTGTGCTTTTCCCCGTCACCTGAACGGATGGCCCGGCAATAAAGTTCCGGCATCGGCATGGATGGCTAAGCGAGAATCGCCAAGGACAAGGCGCGACCATCGCGAGGACCGAGGCGTACTTGAAGTACGCCTCGGTGGCGACGCGACGGGAAGCAACGCCGTCATCGGCGATTCTCGCGACGCCATCGAGGAACTCCTCGCCCGCGCCTCCCGCGCCCAGGCGGAGGGGCGGCTCGCGGCGGCGGCCGAGCTCTTCCGCCGGGCCCTCGACCGGCGCCCGGATTTCGCCCCGGCCTGGAACGCCCTGGGGGTGGTGTTCCTCGGCCTGGACCGGCCGGCGGAGGCGGCGGCGGCCTTCGGGGCGGCGCTTCGCCTGGATCCGGACCACCCCCAGGCGGCCTACAACCTGGCCCGGCTGGACCAGGTGGGCGGCCGGCCCGAGGCGGCGGCGGCACGGTACGAGGCCCTGCTCCGGCGGCACCCGGGCTATGGGGCCGCCTGGCACAACCTGGCCGACATCCTCCGGGGGCAGGGGCGGGTGGAGGAGGCCCTGGCCGCGGCCCGGAGGGCCGTGGAGGCCGCGCCGGATCTCGCCGAGGCCTGGAACCTCCTGGGCGTCCTCCTCGACGACCTGGACCGGCCGGCGGAGGCGGCGGCCGCCTACCGGTCGGCCCTGGAACGGCGCCCCGGCTACGTGGCCGCCCACTTCAACCTGGGGCTCTCCCTGCAGCGGGCCGGGCGGCTGGAGGAGGCGGCCCGGCATTACCGGGCGGTCCTGGCGGCCCGCCCGGGAGACGCCTCCGCCCGTTTCCTGCTCGGGAGCCTGGGGGCGGCGGACGGGGAACGGGCGCCGGCGGCCCCGGCGGAGTACGTCCGGAGGGTCTTCGATGGGTGTGCCGCCCGCTTCGAGGCCCTCCTCGTGGACCGGCTGGACTACCGCACCCCCGAGGTCCTCTTCGAACTGGTCCGTCCCTTCGTCGCCCCCGGGGTCCGCATCCTCGACCTCGGGTGCGGGACGGGGCTCGGCTCGGAGCGCTACCGGCCCCTGGCCGATCTCCTGGTCGGGATGGACCTCTCCCCCGGCATGCTGGCCCAGGCCGCCCGGAAGGGGACCTACGACCGGCTCGTGGAGGGAGACATCCTCGGTGACTGGGGGGATGTCGGGGACGCCTTCGACCTGGTGGTCTGCGCCGACGTCCTCGTCTACGTGGGGGAACTCGGGCCGGTGGTCCGGCGGGTGCACCGGGCGCTGGCCCCCGGCGGGCTCTGGGCCTTCTCCGTGGAGGCCCTGCCGGACGAACCGGGGGCGGCAGAGGCGCCATTCCGGCTCTGCCCCACGGGCCGGTACCAGCACCGGGTGGCGGCGGTCGAGGTCCTCTGCGCGGAGGCCGGCCTCCGCCTCGAGGCGGAGCGGCCGGCCACGCTTCGCCTCGAGGCCGGCGCGCCCGTGGCGGGCTGGCTGGCGGTGTTCCGGCGGCCGGGGGGCGACCCCTAGTCCTCCCGCTCCACCTGCTCCTCGGAGACGCCCTCGTCCAATGGCGCGCTCAGGGCGGTATGTCCCTGGGCCTCCTCGGCCCGGTCCTCGGTGTAGAGCGGGCAGGTGAACCAGCCGATCTTCTCGACCGGGTCGGCCTCCACCAGTTCCAGGGGGCGGCCGCAGACGGTGCAGTATCGCTGCATGGTTCCTCCTTCCCGCGCGGGCCTATTCCGGCGGACGCGCGGCCTGGGCCAGACGCCGAAGGAGCGGCGGGGGGGCCTCCGGGGTCCCGGCCAGGAGGTCGAGGAAGTCCCCGAGGC
This genomic interval from Dissulfurirhabdus thermomarina contains the following:
- a CDS encoding tetratricopeptide repeat protein; this translates as MAKRESPRTRRDHREDRGVLEVRLGGDATGSNAVIGDSRDAIEELLARASRAQAEGRLAAAAELFRRALDRRPDFAPAWNALGVVFLGLDRPAEAAAAFGAALRLDPDHPQAAYNLARLDQVGGRPEAAAARYEALLRRHPGYGAAWHNLADILRGQGRVEEALAAARRAVEAAPDLAEAWNLLGVLLDDLDRPAEAAAAYRSALERRPGYVAAHFNLGLSLQRAGRLEEAARHYRAVLAARPGDASARFLLGSLGAADGERAPAAPAEYVRRVFDGCAARFEALLVDRLDYRTPEVLFELVRPFVAPGVRILDLGCGTGLGSERYRPLADLLVGMDLSPGMLAQAARKGTYDRLVEGDILGDWGDVGDAFDLVVCADVLVYVGELGPVVRRVHRALAPGGLWAFSVEALPDEPGAAEAPFRLCPTGRYQHRVAAVEVLCAEAGLRLEAERPATLRLEAGAPVAGWLAVFRRPGGDP
- a CDS encoding TIGR04219 family outer membrane beta-barrel protein; its protein translation is MNISVKSRLWMAALAAAVLLLPAHRALALGLEGAVGYWVQDPSGTAEYAPLSALDTLDIERDLGYDSESKPFARLKADLMLLKLYGMATPMKFDGTGAKAVNFKFGNRVFTANVPVDSETQLDHYDVALLFDVPFLGTLTNDVLRAELGLNARIIDFSIEVKQPTTGLREAESYTLALPMVYAGVQFKPFDSLSIEAEGRGITYNGDSYYDLIGRVKLSPVPLFFVAGGYRYENLDVDENDVVVDLEFAGPFVEVGLEF